Proteins encoded in a region of the Anoxybacillus amylolyticus genome:
- a CDS encoding competence protein CoiA, protein MLVALLKNGQSFSLIDGWTKEQLMQLRKTESFFCPACQNEVILKLGTKRMPHFAHKKERACPFEQEAESPYHLSGKTDLFHWLKHQALNVQLEPYFSSIQQRPDLAVVADRVYAIEYQCSTLSESLFLKRNASYKEGGIQPLWILGAHHLQKLAMYRYKLSRFQWLFAQQSISPPCQPMILYYCPQAKQLIRLIQPIPFSSYYTFSVPIVEKLEKLCFQELLHFPSVQLPSLFWTEWLAQKKKWRLTFTMYPSATNRAIGSDFYSRHLPALFPCEAGWPVAHGYLFETPPFIWQTYLLLFLQSNDVYSLSSLYVWLKEKIGEQKIVLRHLPLAQAYAYTRAVYEYIDCLSQLGYVQWVHKKAIRRVKEWTYPRTIEEALFEDRRLLERIKRKSL, encoded by the coding sequence TTGCTTGTCGCGTTATTAAAAAACGGACAATCGTTTTCGCTTATCGACGGGTGGACGAAAGAGCAATTGATGCAATTGCGCAAAACCGAGTCGTTTTTTTGCCCCGCATGTCAAAATGAAGTGATTTTAAAACTTGGCACAAAACGAATGCCACACTTCGCTCATAAAAAAGAACGCGCTTGTCCGTTTGAACAAGAAGCGGAGTCACCGTATCATCTTTCTGGAAAAACGGATTTATTTCATTGGCTAAAGCATCAAGCGCTAAATGTTCAATTAGAGCCGTATTTTTCGTCCATTCAGCAACGACCAGATCTTGCGGTCGTAGCCGATCGAGTGTATGCCATTGAGTATCAATGTTCGACGTTGAGCGAATCGCTATTTTTGAAGCGCAATGCCTCCTACAAAGAAGGAGGGATTCAGCCGCTTTGGATATTAGGGGCGCATCATTTGCAGAAGCTTGCGATGTATCGCTACAAACTCTCACGCTTTCAATGGTTGTTTGCCCAACAAAGCATTTCCCCACCATGCCAACCGATGATTTTGTACTATTGTCCACAAGCGAAACAACTCATTCGGCTTATACAGCCTATTCCATTCTCCTCCTACTACACGTTTTCCGTTCCAATTGTCGAAAAGTTAGAAAAGCTATGTTTTCAAGAGTTACTTCATTTTCCGTCTGTGCAGCTTCCTTCGTTATTTTGGACAGAGTGGCTTGCACAAAAGAAAAAATGGAGGCTTACGTTTACGATGTACCCTTCGGCGACGAATCGGGCGATTGGTTCGGATTTTTATTCCCGTCACTTGCCAGCACTTTTTCCTTGTGAGGCAGGGTGGCCAGTTGCACACGGCTATTTGTTTGAAACCCCGCCATTTATTTGGCAAACATATCTCTTATTATTTTTGCAAAGCAATGACGTCTATTCGCTGTCTTCTCTGTATGTATGGCTAAAAGAAAAAATAGGGGAACAAAAAATTGTCTTGCGTCATCTTCCGCTCGCTCAAGCATATGCTTATACGAGGGCGGTTTACGAATACATTGATTGTCTTTCTCAGCTGGGCTATGTGCAGTGGGTGCATAAAAAAGCGATTCGTCGCGTAAAGGAATGGACGTACCCTCGTACGATAGAGGAAGCGCTGTTTGAAGATCGCCGATTGCTTGAGCGTATAAAAAGAAAATCATTATGA